The Benincasa hispida cultivar B227 chromosome 9, ASM972705v1, whole genome shotgun sequence genome has a segment encoding these proteins:
- the LOC120087054 gene encoding exopolygalacturonase clone GBGE184: MAIPERFHIATTAVRGLVLGLAWLSCMAWCSSAVAPDYYGDFAGIKGRFLVGAAPATPTPTAKVFDIRTYGAKADGTTISTQAFMQTWVAACHSGGPAKVVFPAGTFLTGPLVYAGPCDGPMTVEIQGTVKATTDITEYSSAEWILFESITGLSLIGSGTFDGQGAETWMYNDCRKHSRCVLPPTSIKFNKVTNGLMEGISSLNSKAFHIFVVLSHNIKVNNLHITAPGNSPNTDGIHISQTDVVNITNSIIGTGDDCVSIGHGSTNITVSNVTCGPGHGISVGSLGKYDDEKEVRGIFVSNCTIRNTTNGLRIKTWAASPAGQATRITFQDIILDSVRNPIIIDQTYGSKKKKAPSQVKISDVVFKNIRGTTVSDVGVSLQCSAAVPCDGIKLEEIDLAFTGTRLKHPTFANSCLNAKITAIGKQNPPACV, from the exons ATGGCCATTCCAGAGAGATTTCACATCGCCACCACCGCCGTCCGCGGGTTAGTATTAGGTTTGGCATGGCTCTCTTGTATGGCCTGGTGCAGCTCTGCTGTTGCACCTGATTATTACGGTGACTTTGCTGGAATTAAAGGCCGCTTCCTCGTTGGAGCAGCGCCTGCCACCCCCACCCCCACCGCAAAGGTTTTCGATATTAGAACCTATGGTGCGAAGGCTGATGGCACCACAATTAGTACACAG GCATTCATGCAGACGTGGGTTGCAGCATGTCACTCGGGTGGCCCGGCAAAAGTGGTTTTCCCGGCGGGGACGTTTTTGACGGGGCCGTTGGTGTACGCTGGGCCGTGTGATGGGCCAATGACCGTTGAAATTCAAGGGACAGTGAAGGCAACGACTGATATTACTGAATATTCATCTGCAGAGTGGATTCTATTCGAGTCTATCACTGGGTTGAGTCTCATTGGTAGTGGAACCTTTGATGGACAAGGTGCAGAAACATGGATGTATAATGATTGTCGCAAACACTCTCGTTGCGTTCTTCCCCCCACT TCAATAAAGTTCAACAAGGTGACCAATGGATTGATGGAGGGGATTTCTTCATTGAACAGCAAAGCCTTCCACATATTCGTGGTGTTAAGCCACAATATAAAAGTCAACAATCTCCACATAACAGCTCCAGGTAACAGCCCCAACACTGATGGTATTCATATAAGCCAAACTGATGTTGTTAACATTACAAATAGCATTATTGGCACCGGAGATGATTGTGTTTCAATTGGCCATGGCTCCACCAATATCACTGTTTCCAACGTCACATGTGGCCCCGGACATGGCATCag TGTGGGAAGTCTAGGAAAATATGATGATGAGAAGGAGGTACGTGGAATTTTTGTGTCAAACTGCACAATAAGAAACACCACAAATGGACTAAGGATCAAGACATGGGCTGCTTCACCTGCTGGCCAAGCTACTAGAATCACTTTCCAAGACATTATTTTAGATTCAGTCCGAAACCCTATAATCATTGATCAAACTTATGgctcgaagaagaagaaagca CCATCTCAAGTGAAGATTAGCGACGTCGTGTTCAAGAATATTCGGGGCACCACAGTGTCCGACGTCGGTGTTTCCTTGCAGTGCAGCGCTGCTGTGCCATGCGATGGCATCAAATTGGAAGAGATTGATTTGGCCTTTACTGGCACTCGCTTAAAGCACCCAACCTTTGCAAATTCATGTTTGAATGCCAAGATTACGGCTATAGGAAAACAAAACCCACCAGCTTGTGTTTAG